A DNA window from Gemella massiliensis contains the following coding sequences:
- a CDS encoding transposase, producing the protein MLIENFIQNVNRELNRTRVKLMNIYKKQKGINYTLLKNNWKLILEDESNVTHGRFFFNRSFRSLVTRRDILDYLLGLDCIFKASYERVQDIRYAIRYRNELEFKELIEKSTIGLSDGVSKAINTMRKHKEYMLNSVRYSISNGSLEGINNKIKVLKRVSYGYNSFYNFRLRILVVSRLFVSEYKNNISFKGVLKNAKQHCIA; encoded by the coding sequence ATGTTAATAGAGAACTTTATTCAAAATGTTAATAGAGAACTTAATAGAACTAGAGTTAAGCTAATGAATATTTACAAAAAACAAAAAGGTATTAATTATACTCTTTTAAAAAATAATTGGAAGTTAATATTAGAAGATGAAAGTAATGTTACTCATGGTAGGTTTTTCTTCAATAGGAGTTTTAGGAGTTTAGTTACTAGACGTGATATTTTAGATTATTTATTAGGATTAGATTGTATATTTAAGGCTAGCTATGAGAGAGTTCAGGATATTAGATATGCGATAAGGTATAGAAATGAGTTGGAGTTTAAAGAATTAATTGAAAAATCTACTATCGGTTTATCTGATGGTGTTAGTAAGGCTATTAATACTATGAGAAAACATAAAGAGTATATGCTTAATAGTGTTAGGTATTCTATCTCTAATGGTTCTTTGGAGGGTATTAATAATAAGATAAAGGTTTTAAAGAGAGTTTCTTATGGTTATAATAGCTTTTATAACTTTAGATTACGCATTTTAGTTGTTTCTAGGTTATTTGTTTCTGAGTATAAAAATAATATTTCTTTTAAGGGCGTTTTGAAAAATGCCAAGCAACACTGCATTGCTTAG